ATAACAGCACACTACAATTGATGTTTATCCACCAAGTAACTGGATAGTGTCCCTAGCAAGTGAAATGGTCTCTTATTTGACCAACTTTAAATTCACAAGTTTAAATGTTGCCTGCTTTAAAATTCACATGCTCTTGATCAGTCTTTTGTGTTCAGTGGAAGAAAAAGGGATAtaccttgctaacttggcaaagaggcactttttaacatgatgattctttttatttagcagggggagagtatctaaccctatccacacccagaacagtacctccagtgactgttgctgttgtctgtcttatgtttcttttgagattatgagccctttggggttctctgtgtaaaccaccctgagcatttttggaagggcggtatagaaatcgaataaataaaataaaataactgatgATCTTGTTTCATGTTCAGGAGAACCACTACCTTGCTGGGTCTGCAACTTCTAAAAAGGATATGCTAAGAGTGAGCCATACTGATTAAATTACAATTAGGCCTTACTCCAAGAAATGGCTGGGGAACCACTCACCATGATCAAAGGCTTTATGGGAATTGGGAGAAATGAATAAGTCAAGGTTTATAAAGAGCTTTCTATAGCACCTGTGTCATGcattataaataataaacatcttTCAGAAGAATTTGAGGGTCTTTTTGCCTGTGCTAAAAGTATCTCAGCATTGCTGATGACAGCAGGCCATTAATTAAACATTTTGCATTTACTGCAATATACACATCTATTATTTAAATAAGTCAACAAAGAATGAGGGGACTGAGAAAGGATCACAGTACTCAACACTCAAGAAAATTGCAGCCATCTGAATGTGCAACACATTTTAGGAACGGGTGGAAAAAACCCTACACTGCTTTATAAAGAGTATGGGCATAGATAATTTAAGTTGGGGACCAATCTGACAGAATAGGGGTTCAAATTATTTTTAACATCTCTTCTGTTCATTGTGAGAAGGTTAAGCTAAGCCAAACTGCACTCAAAATAGTGTCATCATTAAAATCTACATTTGTATCTCTCCGACTTTCTGCCATCTGCCCCAACCATATTTGATCCAGATGAATCTGCATCTTTTGTGTTGTGgaagttgtgttgtgttgtggaaGTTTCCTTATCAAGTTTGCTGCAAACGAAAATCATCTGATGTAAACCATAAAAAGGAAAATACTCACAGAGATCAGTCCCATATTTCAATCCAACTTTAGGGACCCATCCTTTACAACGGAAGTAGTGATATGCCATGTATGTACTCCTAAAATTGGGTTGTGCTTCATTAAACACTTCCCATAGCTTCAGAATAGATAAAGGTGCCTAAAAAAACAACATTCATTCATGTAATTACAACGTAAGAATGACCAGCAAAGATAACATTCTCAGTCACTGCTCAAGCTCTGTTTTGCAGTAGTGACTCAATTTAAGTTGCAAGAAGAGGTAGAAGCCAAATGTGAAGTTTGTTATGCAAGACAGAACGCAAATACCAACTAGCTTTCAAATGGTATTTAACTATCACTTTCAACAATTTCAGAGTTAGAAAAGTTCTATGGGCTCTAGTTTAGGGAGATCATAAGTCAGTAACGAAGATTGTCCATTAagacttctctcttagcctaacctacttcacagggttgttgtgaggagaaactcaagtatgtagcacactgctctgggctccttggaggaagagcgggatataaatgtataaataaataaatagataaatagataaataagaacACAGGCAAAGCTACAGTGCGATATGCAGCTTTAAAATTCAAACTTAACAAAATTTATTTAAGCAATTAAGTATCCCTTTTTACATACCTACCTCACATGGTGGGACATACTCTGGATCCGGTTTTTGCCAACCAGGAACTGAATGATCTacgggtgggggagtttgagacaACTCTGTCATTGCCAGATCATCATctatctggtggggtttagtttgactgctttgaCCAAGCTCTGCAGAGTCCACCCCACAatggcttatggatccgctcggTTTCCAGACACCCCTTGGGGACCTTCCGGTGTGCAAaactggtgactctgttgaggccctggggACTCTCTGAAATGTGGAGACACCCCGGGCTACTGACATAGtcactcctaaatgccctctctggctggGTGGAGCCCGTTCcactccttggagcttagggcaatgaaacaactgaGACGGCTTAAGTGACACTGGAAGAAGACACGTAATGAATCTGACCCAACATGacctagagcccattttagggactactctgtggtggtaggggcagcaaagaaatgttttttctctgcctccattgcttcTGCCCAGTGGAGCCATTTCATGTGGCCAAGGCACTGCTCACGCAGGCCCGTGTGTGATGGGGGAAGAATCATCAGCAACCCATTGTGACCAGTTTGTGTATCACGTCtcagataaagttgctcacatctgtgccgatttggactccaggattttcACAGTTCCAAGAGAAGTGTCTTGGCAACCATCTGGTCCAATTGtgatggattattttcagttagcacagcctgaggaggtggacaagatcctaggcagtgttcAGGGAACATCATGTGCTCTGTACTCTTGCCCTTTATGGCTAGTAAAgtttgccagggaaggaacaggtaggtgatTGGAACCAATTATTAATTCTTTGCTAAGGGAaggcaaaatttatttatttagcctttactaacgacgacgggggcaggggcggcagcgaggaacgctgccaccccaaaaacttcactttaTGCTACAGCaccggagggagaagagcggcgggaggggtaagttctacccccccgcccttaaagggagaccccccctcggtgccggaccgtcAGACCGGTCcggctccagaccggtccggaggcctcttacatggcctccggaccggttcgtgcacacccctacaaagcagtgtactacatacttaagtttctcctcacaacaaccctgtgaagtaggttaggctgagagagaagtgactggcccagagtgacctagcaagtatcatggctgaatgaggattttaactcgggtctccctagtcctagtccagcactctaaccactacaccatgctggctctccaatgAGCCtcaaaaagccctcccttgattccaccaatcTTAATAATTAtcagcctgtttcaaatcttccctttttaagcaaggtgatagcgcgtgtggtgtctgtgcagctgcaaaaggTCTcagatgatatggattatctagactttttcaatctggctttcaccctgggtttgggacagaaaatgccttggttgccctggtggatgacctatgcctggaactagacagggggaagagtgtccctgttgattctgctggacctcttggtggcattcaataccattgaccatgatatccttctggactgcttcTCAAGTATAGGGGTTGGGAggtggtgcattggagtggttctgaCCCTTTcttggggaggttccagaaggtggtgccagGGCATTTTTGTTCAACTCCTTAGCCTctggggtcccacaaggctcagtattgtcccccatgctgttgaacgtctacatgaaactgctaggaactgtcatcaggaggtttggactgaaacacagatgacactcagctctaccttgcTCTGACATCATATCCTAGgaaagcagtggatgtactgaaccaggggctggagtcgataatgagctggatgtgggctagcaaactgtggttaaatccagacaaaatTGAGGTGCTGCTGGTGagtagaaaagccaatcaggACAGGGTGATTCAACCTGGATTCTGGATGGTGTTGTACTCCCCTTGCAActgcaagtgtgcagcttgggggtgttgctggacctggctctgcttttggatgctcagatgGAGGTAGTGgtgccaggggtgcctttgcagagGTTTGGCTgttgcaccagctgcatccctttcttgaaaaggcagatccagccacggttacccatgccttagtcacatcatggctggattactgcaatgtgcttaacaaggggctgcccttaaagaatatTTGGACacttcagctggtacaaaatgcagctgccagggttctctctggaacttctCGCATGGGACAAATTACACCTATTCTGacagagctgcattggctgccaatttgttttgggaaccaattcaaggtgctggttgttacctttaaaacctttaacagtttgggccctggatacctgaagagccgcctgctcccaagggattCTGCCCACCCAAAAAAGTGGGAGCCTTTGCTTtgtgtgccaacattgagagaggctaaattgttgtgcacatgggacagggctttCTGTGTTGTtggccccaggctctggaatgctctcccagtgaatgtccactctttgacatctttggctgctttaaaaaaccagctaaggacctttttatttgttcaggcttttaccctttagtggctgccaggcctctcagctcgcttgcttctgtttgtcttcttAATGGATTGTTTTCTAGGGGTGGAGGGGTTAtgctttttactgtttaactgattttaaggttttaaatgtgatttttatggagttttattgtattttaacttttgtaaattgccttatgaaaggcggtagaAAAATTGAacactaaataataataaacctcaCTCAAATGTTGCTACTGCTCACCCTCACAAAATATGATTAGAGATCAATTGtattttcataatattatatGGAAAAGACAGACAAGTCCATGCTGCAATTCTAAATACCCAAAGAGACTCAATTCTCagcaaacatgcacaggattatgCTATAAATCTCACTGAGCTCAATGGGATTTGAATTACATATATCCAAGCCATACATAAATGAAACAGGACTGCAACCAAAGAGTATCCATTTGAGCAACAATGTAAGATTACCAGAGAAGAAAAAACTACACATCGTTTCAAAGTTGGCACAAGTTACTCTGGAAACTATTCACTGTTATATGCTGAGAAGAAATACTGAAAGTAACAGGTCACTCAAACCATTGACTAGAAGTATCCTCTTACCTCATTGTAACAAATACTTAAGCATCCCAGAGCATAGACCAAGAAAAAGGCctataaaaaaattaatataattattttgtgTATATTATATGGATTATATAGTAGTGGCATAGACATGTACTCTACAATAAAGAAAAACATATGGGGACGAAGATGGACAAAATATTTGCTAAGATGACCATATTTAAAGACATAACTATACTTTTTATAGTATAACATTGGCAATTTGTTCAACAATAAACATGATTGCTCAATCTCAACACAACACTCACAGCCTTTAGATTTAATTCAAATCTCTAATACCTCTTAATACTTCTAAGGTGCAATCTAGATGAATTTCTACTAAGCATGTCACTGAAATGAAGGGAATTGCACAAGAGCAGTAAAATGATTTAAGAACCTTGGAGAGGAAGGTTTACATCCCAGAATGTTGCTTTTACTAGTTTGTGCTTTACTCATGCTAGCCAATGGCAGCAATATCTgtcttgggatgagttttatgaaaggtggcatagaaacagaataaataaagaaataatctcCATCCCGACAGAACAGAAGGAAGCACAGCATAGCTTTTGAGTGggagcagtctctctctctttttaaatactGGCTTCTCTACACGTGTACTAGGGCAGTGGTGGACAGGCTTAAGGCTTCTGGGAGTTACTTTTTTTGGTCAGAGTCTTGGGAGCTGATGGAACAAAACAGCAGCTTGTGCAGTCAGTCACAAAAGGGCAGTTTGTACAAAAAAATTTACAtcaacagaataagggattttaacatcatCCATCCCCTTGAGTTCCAGGAAAATATTGCTGCAGGACAGAAGGGAACAAGAAAGTGCTTTGTGGAGGAAGAAATCAAAAATAAACTGATGGGAGAGAAGACGAAAGCAACCCTGGTcacctgaagagagagagagattaagatGACACGGACAGGCCACTCAcctagccaatcagatttgcagtattgcTGGAAGGGATGGGTACAAACCTTCTCAGATCTGGGCAGCAAATTGGAGAGATACTTTAGGTAAGCTCCTAAGCTGCCTAATGCCCTCTCTTGTACTTGTGTTAAGCAAAAGGAGTACTCagctgcagaggagggcaactttaaaaaaaatgcaaccaGAGTACAAAATCAGTGAGGTGGAAGGGACTTGTGCAATGGTGGCCTGGGCACTACCCAATAGGCACCTGCAATACAAATGGAGCCAACTTTTCCATTTCAAAAGGCTTTGAAGAGCCTTTTGAGATGGAAAAGTTGACTCCAAGCCACAGCTGTTGGTTTCATCATCAACGCCAGTGACTATGGATGGTATGGATGATGTTAAATAGCAGTTCTCCCACAACAGAAGGGTTTGCTGGGCTAACGTCACTGGTTTGCTCTAGTGTTACTACTCTGCCTGCAGTTCTCCCAAAACAAACACAACTGGCAAGCTGAACTCTGCAAGACTGTTATAAGGCTTTTTGCATAGTTCATACataccacttttttaaaaaaagcacagtACTAATTACTAAAACATTACACAGTACTAATTAAATAATTCATAATGTTTTATACTGGCAAATTACCAACCACTATAATATGCAAAACTTACCTCCTCTAGACTGAGCTGCAAATATTCAAAAATTGTGAATGGATTTCTTTTGCATACCAACTTTTCATCTTTGATCAACTACAACAAAGCAGCAAAACAAAGTTACAAATAAGCAACCAATACATTTGTGTCATTTACTTAGGACTAGTTTAGGGCCCGTCAACATGTGGGGCTGTATTTCCTTTCACCCATAGGATCTCTTTCTCCACTCTTTTCTCCTGGCATGCCTCTCGTGATGACAATGGCTAATCAGCTCTGATGTCGATGTTGAGAGGGACCTCTCTGGATCCCAGTGGCATAGTTGTGCCATCATCACAAAGTAACTTGGACACTATCTAGGGACAAGCAACTATGTATTCAGTAGATTTTGAGAATCCATAGAATTGAATTGCCAAGACATCTGAGCAACATCTTGTCATTAGTGCCTAAATACCATAGGTTTTTGAATGACACGTGGCTGGCAAGGGTCAGCTGAGTGGTTTCAGAgattttcagtttaaaatgaattaaataaatggcTTATGTATCAAATTACAAAAAGGCAAATATGCCCATTTTAAATAATTAAGAAGTTGTTTAACAAAATACTCTCAAAAACTAGACTAACTTACAGCCTTACATGCAATTTCTCACTTGTTTCTTCTTCCAGACATACATTTGATTCTTCTTCCACCAACACATACTCATGACTATTTTCTTTATTCATTAAAATATGAGACTCTTGTTTCATACAGTCCTCTTGCTTGCAGCTGTAATGCAAACTGAACAGACATGGTTTTGTGGAGTGAGTTTTAGCTACAGCTTGAAAGCCTGTTGAATCCAGTTCACTAGAAGCACTCCTGGCTAATGGGTCATGAAGGGGATTGACATCTAGGCTGGCTGCTTTAGTCCCGTTTGTGTCAGCAGAAATAGTGAAAACCTTGGGTTCATCTTCAGCTGTCTCGATGGCTGGGGTTCTTTCATCCCAAGACTCACTATTTTGTTTGGCTGCTTCTTTCAGATTAAGTGGAGTTGTGTATTTCAGAATGGTTGCCTCAACTGTGCCGTCATCAAGTCCCTGGTCTTGCAGAAGGCTTTTAGCCCATTCTACATGACAATTGTACCTGGGATAAAGGACAGCAGAAAAAGGATTGCAGCATCCAGAACCATTTACCCAATGTATAACAATCCAACAACTTACACAACACAGATAGGTTCAGTTTCTGCAGGTTCTCTATGATATTTTCaaaattatttcttttatttaagaatttattattattttaataattcataaaataatgaatttattattttattaagaaTTTATGCTTTTTTGTAAGATGTCCTACCATGATTGCTCCTAAGGAAACTACAGGCACTCTGTGCTAGAATACTTCTATACAGCAGAGAACATACAGGTTACAATCAACATGATCCACTTGATCTAATGCAAGCTGCACTGAGGGTATATAGCTAAGCTATATCCCGACAACATTTGGGTTCCTCAACTGGGCCCCTAGCAGTTAGGAAGAGGACATGTCAAGAAGAGCCTGCTCATTAGGATGTCCTCTGAAGATGTCCTGGTGTCCTCCCAGCACCTCATTTTATAGTGTGTGTATggacagttgtgtgtgtgtgtgtgtgtgttcagtattTGGCATGCATGTAGCAGGGCAATTCGGATAAATAGCACCCTCCATACAAAAAAGTGTATGCCAGGAAGGCACTGGGACATCCATGGATGCCATGATGGGCATGTTCACAATGCATGCCCTTCCTAATTGTGTGGGCTGGTAAGGTATCATCCAAAGAAGCCCACAGTATAGCCATACTATTCCCAGAAAAACAACTGAAATAGTCAGGACTAGTTACTGCAGCTATCAGGACTTTCCCGACCACAGCTGCAACTCTCTGGCAGTGATTTGCAGGAACTATAGTGGATTGCAAAAGGGCTGCAtaatcacagaaatcaccaccaggcACCTTCCACTTTCTCTGGGAATGTACCAGCATCATGTCACCATCTTCTAATCCCAGACACATATAGAGCTGGAGAAGATTCAGACCACATTCTGCAAGATTTTTAGCTTATGAACTGGCCATCTTTCTTAGTGTGTTTCTGACCTGTGGCAGATATGCTGCAGTAGATGGCTTTTGAATGTAAGGTTCAAGGTCAAATAAAGGTGTGGACTGTTTGCAGGTCTATGGCCTTGTCTGGGGCTTTTATGGGTTTCAGTTATGGCACTGAAAAGCCTCTACAGCTTGatttttttagtctactttccttaaggaaagcaagcttataagatcacccagcaaagagaaagagagagtgtttcacaatgcctggaccaatatgaaccaaactgggtacagttgtagggatacctcaaggGTATAGTTTGCAGTGATGTCACCCACTCAgttaaagatggtggatgcataaacatttcaggcacgagtgggctaacttgtgatatGCCTAACCAATtaggaccaaatttagtccagttgtagggatcgTGAAAggtaagtaggcagattagttcttaccagaacttgttatACTATCTTTTAGACTTTGCTTTAGGCTTGTATAGCTTTGCAATTGGTTTTTACctgatatttatattttaattttttattttgatgtactCTGCTGTGAGTGCTTCTTTGCAGAAAAACATATGTAATTTGTAGAATAGGTAAATTATCTATTCCAGAATTAGAACCTAGATTAAGTTGGGATTTAGAACCTAGATCTTACTGAGCCTTAGTATCTGAGAAATGCAACAGTATATTTTCTCTCTTGATATATTGACCAAACTGCTGGAAAGATAATTATGAAAGGAATTTCTCAGCCAGCCGTTGTGAAATCTAAAGATATTAGATAAATAACAGGAACTGTATATTGTGCTTGTTTATCTGAAGAATCCAACTACAAGAAAATGTTACACTTTAAGTgcaatcctatgtgtgtttaaTCAGACATAAGTTGCATTGCAGTGAATAGGATTATGATTGAGAATAAGTGTcaataggattgcagtctttgcTTTTTTCTTAAGACAAGATACTGAAATATTGACTCACATTTCCTACTTTCAGAACATCAGTGCTGCAGAATTTGTAATTTCACTATTGATTAATAAACTAGTGGCATTCCAAGCCCTAGGCAAGGCAAAGCTGCACTTACTTTTTTGATGAAACAATAGGCATGTTTAATCGGACATCTACAATAAAAAGAAAGTAGTATTATTTTGCATTCTACATAGATATTCAAAACATCATAAGAAGGGACCATAGTGCACTCTTTAGGCCTTGAATTCAATGTTAATCTAGTTTACCTTGCCACTTAGCAACTAATACAGGATCTGAAATACTGTATTCTGGCTGACTTCTGGAAATAATTCCTTTCCCAAAAAATCCCTAGAAAAAGAAGAGATCAGTGTTACAACGAACCATTAGTtcaaccagcagcagccagagactgaaccttccAATGGagcttatctatctatataattaattctcttagccagcatgcgtgtcctgaatttggcggcagaactctcgcgacacattgcaagagttccgctgccaaaggGCGAGAGTTGCGGGCAAGAAAAAATGGCACCATGCGGTAGCAGCAGGCCGCAAAACGGCCTGAGGAAGCCGGctcggctggccgctgggaggtgGCGGGATGGTCTAGCAGCTAGCTAAGTcaggccgtcccaggtaaggacaaggaggcggtggcccagcctggcctggccgccgggagTGGGAGCGGGagcgggaggcggcggcagcaggacgGCCAGAGTAGGCGCCGgtgagaggggtgagtgggaaacgggAGGCGGCACGAAGCCCGCGACACGAACCCCattggaggccggggtgggagggaacggGTGGCAGGACTTCGCTGCCCAGGCGACTTCGCCGCCCCTGTTCGCCACCCACTGAAGTAAGAGGCAcagtgtgggtgtggggggaggaggagaggaacggaaggggatggaggacaagagagaggggagcaggagggagggggcagggggagtgagggcaaaagagtgtggggtgggggggagggggcaagagagaggggagcaggagggaggggagggggcaggagggagggcaagagagtgtggggcaggaggggagggggcaagagagagtggggcaggagggaaggggagggagggcaagagagggggcaggagggagggcaagagagagtggggcaggagggagggggagcaagagaatgtggggcagagagagtggggcaggagggaggggaaaggagggcaagagagagtggggcaggacggagcagccggccccaaagagcacacagatgctctgtgcgggtaggctagtaAGTAAAATTCTTCACATTAGCACCTTATCCtaaggaagcactggtgtagcaccagtgcttctgaagagttccagactaatgctgcacttgtgctaGTGTATGGGAATTTCAATGAACTCCCTTCCCCTGAAAGCCCTCGGTGTCACTGAAAATATGCCCCCAAGGGctgcgcagccctcagggacacattttcaggtgacacagcaCTTCCTGGGAAAGGGTGGAGTGTTGAAATCTGCACCCACTGCTGAGCCAGTAGTGGGGTTGAGTTAGCTGAACTTTCCAGAAGCACCAGAACTTCATTATTCAGGAGATCAGCAAGTGATTTTAACCATTTTGGGATATTTTGAAACTGCAAGCTTCCCAACATGCATGTAAACCAGCCTACAAACACAGGTTCTTTCAGCAAGGAGTTGTGCCTGTGTTAAACATGTTTACCTCCACAATATCTTCTCTAAGAAAGGATGTAGAAAATGACTGAAGGCATAGTCCTTAATTCCAGAACCTCATCTGCACCCAATTCGGACAGGCCTATATGAGCTGTCCAGTCAGTGTGCATAAGCATAAATCTTACAGCTCCTTATTGACCATTATagattaaattgttttgttttttattgctACAAAAATATCTCACCTCCCCAAATATTTTAACTAGGTTGAAATTAAATTGATTTCAGTTCTGTCAGAATTCAAAGCGGATATTTTCAATATTGAAGATTTCATGCATTAAGCAGACAAAGAAGTACCTTGCTATACAGTTGTTCTATATCATCAGGTTTATTAACAATTACATTGTTGTTAATAATTTCAGCCTCACATATTTTGTAACCTCTCCCATAACCGTCTTCCCCGAAAGAAGAAATAGGAAATGGGGAATCATATGATCTGTAggcttttcttttcctctttgggGGATGGAAAACTGCTTCTGCCATTTTGTGTTATCCTTCTCCTTCAGCAACAGTTACCTAAGAACgaaaagcagaaaagaaaaacatgaaaTGTTTTGAAGGCAGGCACTAGTAAAG
Above is a window of Hemicordylus capensis ecotype Gifberg chromosome 2, rHemCap1.1.pri, whole genome shotgun sequence DNA encoding:
- the TSEN2 gene encoding tRNA-splicing endonuclease subunit Sen2 isoform X2; this translates as MIPHFLFLLSGKTVMGEVTKYGFFGKGIISRSQPEYSISDPVLVAKWQDVRLNMPIVSSKKYNCHVEWAKSLLQDQGLDDGTVEATILKYTTPLNLKEAAKQNSESWDERTPAIETAEDEPKVFTISADTNGTKAASLDVNPLHDPLARSASSELDSTGFQAVAKTHSTKPCLFSLHYSCKQEDCMKQESHILMNKENSHEYVLVEEESNVCLEEETSEKLHLIKDEKLVCKRNPFTIFEYLQLSLEEAFFLVYALGCLSICYNEAPLSILKLWEVFNEAQPNFRSTYMAYHYFRCKGWVPKVGLKYGTDLLLYRKGPPFYHASYSVIVELVDDDNFEGSSRRPFSWKTLSGLNRTTANVSKELMFCYLIKPSNMTTKEMSSPECLKRIKVQELILNRWVSSRERSEQEEL
- the TSEN2 gene encoding tRNA-splicing endonuclease subunit Sen2 isoform X1 — its product is MAEAVFHPPKRKRKAYRSYDSPFPISSFGEDGYGRGYKICEAEIINNNVIVNKPDDIEQLYSKGFFGKGIISRSQPEYSISDPVLVAKWQDVRLNMPIVSSKKYNCHVEWAKSLLQDQGLDDGTVEATILKYTTPLNLKEAAKQNSESWDERTPAIETAEDEPKVFTISADTNGTKAASLDVNPLHDPLARSASSELDSTGFQAVAKTHSTKPCLFSLHYSCKQEDCMKQESHILMNKENSHEYVLVEEESNVCLEEETSEKLHLIKDEKLVCKRNPFTIFEYLQLSLEEAFFLVYALGCLSICYNEAPLSILKLWEVFNEAQPNFRSTYMAYHYFRCKGWVPKVGLKYGTDLLLYRKGPPFYHASYSVIVELVDDDNFEGSSRRPFSWKTLSGLNRTTANVSKELMFCYLIKPSNMTTKEMSSPECLKRIKVQELILNRWVSSRERSEQEEL